Proteins found in one Carassius auratus strain Wakin chromosome 12, ASM336829v1, whole genome shotgun sequence genomic segment:
- the cltcl1 gene encoding clathrin heavy chain 1 isoform X3, whose amino-acid sequence MESDRFICIREKVGEQNQVMILDLSDPSSPIRRPITADSAIMNPASKVIALKEAARTLQIFNMEMKSKVKAHTMTDEVLFWRWVSVNTIALVTDTAVYHWSMEGDSQPIKMFDRHASLAGCQIINYRTDEQQKWLLLIGISAQNRVVGAMQLFSVDRKVSQPIEGHAAAFGHYKLEGNPNASTLFCFAVRGQAGGKLHIIEVGQPQAGNQPFTKKAVDVFFPPEAQTDFPVAMQIGIKHGVIYLITKCGYFHMYDLESGVCIYMNRISAETIFVTAAHESTSGVIGVNKKGQVLSVCVEEENVVNYVTNVLQNPELALRLALRSDLPGAEELLTHKFNSLFSQGSYTEAAKVAASAPKGVLRTADTVRRFQSVPAQGGQPSPLLQYFGVLLDRGQLNKLESLELCRPVLLQGRTQLLEKWLKAEKLECSEELGDLVKAADVSLALSVYLRANVPAKVIQCFAETAQFQKIVLYAKKMGYSPDWVTLLRSVMRSSPDQGLQFAQMLVQEEEALVNINQVVDVFMEGNLVQQCTSFLLDALKNNRPEEGPLQTRLLEMNLIHAPQVADAILGNQMFTHYERAHIAQLCEKAGLLQRALEHYSDPYDIKRTVVHTHLLNPEWLVNFFGSLSVGDSVECLRAMLAANLRQNLQLSVQIATKYHEQLGTQTLVELFESFKSYEGLFYFLGSIVNFSQDPDVHFKYIQAACKTGQIKEVERICRESSCYNAERVKNFLKEAKLTDQLPLIIVCDRFDFVHDLVLYLYRNTLQKYIEIYVQKVNPSRLPVVVGGLLDVDCSEDTIKSLILAVRGDFSTDQLVEEVEKRNRLKLLLSWLESRVQEGCEEPATHNALAKIYIDSNNNPERFLRENLHYDSATVGRYCEKRDPHLAFVAYERGQCDLELIQVCNENSLFKSESRYLVRRKDPDLWAQVLQETNPYRRPLIDQVVQTALPETQDPEEVSVTVKAFMTADLPNELIELLEKIVLENSIFCEHRNLQNLLILTAIKADRTRVMEYINRLDNYDAPDIANIAISSELYEEAFSIFKKFDVNTSAIQVLIEHMGNLDRAYEFAEHCAEGSVWSRLAQAQLQSGLIKEAIDSYIKSGEPSAYMEVVDAASRNGNWEDLVKFLQMARKKARESYVETELIFALAKTNRLTELEDFINGPNNAHIQQVGERCYEEGMFEAARLLFNNMSNFARLASTLVHLGEFQAAVDSARKASCTRTWKEVCFACVDGEEFRLAQISGLHIVTHADELEELINYYQDRGYFEELMVLLEAALGLERAHMGMFTELAILYSKYKPQRMREHLELFWSRVNIPKVLRAAEEAHLWAELVLLYDKYEEYDNAILTMIAHPSDAWRDASFKELISKVANVELYYKSLQFYLDYKPLLLNDLLCVLAPRLDHNRAVSFFSRVRQHSCTQVNQLRLVKPYLRSVQSHNNRAVNEALNNLLTEEEDYQGLRASIDAYDNFDSMALAQRLETHELMEFRRIAAYLYKKNQRWPQSIQLCKRDKLYRDAMQFSAESQDGAQALDLLRWFVEEGKRECFAACLFSCYDLLAPDQVLELSWRHGLVDFSMPYFIQVMREYLSKVDEFSGQVKVDKLLEAEDTRAAEEQTPEASSIVYGQQLMLSSIQTPVTPQTGFPAYGFAPPVYGFNLQP is encoded by the exons AATCGAGTCGTCGGTGCCATGCAGCTCTTCTCTGTGGACCGGAAGGTTTCTCAGCCCATCGAGGGTCACGCGGCTGCGTTTGGACATTATAAACTGGAGGGAAACCCAAACGCTTCCACGCTCTTCTGCTTCGCCGTCAGAGGCCAGGCTGGAGGAAAG CTGCACATCATCGAGGTCGGTCAGCCTCAGGCCGGTAACCAGCCGTTCACTAAGAAAGCAGTGGACGTGTTTTTCCCTCCTGAAGCACAGACGGATTTTCCTGTGGCCATGCAG ATCGGGATTAAGCACGGCGTCATCTACCTCATCACTAAATGCGGTTACTTTCACATGTATGACCTGGAGTCTGGCGTGTGTATCTACATGAACCGCATCAGCGCTGAAACCATATTCGTCACGGCCGCTCACGAGAGCACATCCGGGGTCATCGGGGTCAATAAGAAGGGGCAG gtgctGTCGGTGTGTGTGGAGGAGGAGAACGTAGTGAATTACGTGACTAACGTGCTGCAGAATCCTGAGCTGGCGTTGCGTTTGGCGTTACGCAGCGATCTTCCCGGAGCAGAGGAGCTCCTGACACACAAGTTCAACTCGCTCTTCTCTCAGGGCAGCTACACCGAGGCGGCCAAAGTCGCTGCGTCAGCTCCCAAG GGTGTGCTGCGGACGGCAGACACTGTGCGGCGGTTCCAGTCCGTCCCGGCGCAGGGGGGCCAGCCGTCTCCTCTGCTGCAGTATTTCGGGGTTCTCCTGGACCGCGGGCAGCTCAATAAGCTGGAGTCTCTGGAGCTCTGCAGGCCGGTGCTGCTGCAGGGACGAACACAGCTGCTGGAGAAGTGGCTCAAAGCAGAGAAG CTGGAGTGCTCGGAGGAGCTGGGGGATCTGGTGAAGGCGGCAGACGTCTCTCTGGCGCTCAGTGTTTACCTGCGAGCCAATGTTCCTGCTAAAGTCATCCAGTGCTTTGCTGAGACGGCTCAGTTCCAGAAGATAGTGCTCTATGCTAAGAAG ATGGGATATTCTCCAGACTGGGTGACGCTGTTGAGGAGCGTGATGAGATCCAGTCCTGATCAGGGCCTTCAGTTCGCTCAGATGCTGGTTCAGGAAGAAGAAGCGCTCGTCAACATTAATCAG gtgGTGGATGTTTTTATGGAGGGGAATCTAGTGCAGCAGTGTACTTCATTCCTATTGGACGCTCTGAAGAACAACAGGCCGGAGGAGGGGCCTCTGCAGACACGCCTCCTGGAGATGAACCTCATTCACGCCCCTCAG GTGGCAGACGCGATCCTGGGGAATCAGATGTTCACTCACTACGAGCGCGCTCACATCGCTCAGCTGTGTGAGAAAGCCGGTTTACTGCAGAGAGCTCTGGAGCATTACAGCGACCCCTACGACATCAAACGGACTGTCgtacacacacacctgctcaaccctgag TGGCTGGTGAATTTCTTCGGCTCTCTGTCTGTGGGTGACTCCGTCGAGTGTCTGAGGGCCATGTTGGCAGCAAACCTGCGTCAGAACCTGCAGCTGAGCGTTCAGATCGCCACCAAGTACCACGAGCAGCTGGGAACGCAGACGCTGGTGGAGCTTTTCGAGTCGTTCAAGAGCTACGAGG GTCTGTTTTATTTTCTGGGCTCGATCGTGAACTTCAGTCAGGATCCTGATGTGCACTTCAAGTACATTCAGGCGGCGTGTAAAACGGGTCAGATCAAAGAGGTGGAGCGCATCTGTCGAGAGAGCAGCTGCTACAACGCCGAGCGCGTCAAGAACTTCCTCAAG GAAGCCAAACTCACCGACCAGCTTCCTCTCATCATCGTGTGCGACCGCTTCGATTTCGTCCACGATCTCGTGCTCTACTTGTACCGTAACACCCTGCAGAAGTACATCGAGATCTACGTCCAGAAG GTCAATCCCAGCCGGCTGCCGGTGGTTGTCGGAGGTCTGCTGGATGTGGACTGCTCCGAGGACACCATCAAGAGTCTGATCCTCGCCGTACGAGGAGATTTCAGCACTGACCAGCTGGTGGAGGAAGTGGAGAAACGAAACCG ACTGAAGCTGCTCTTGTCTTGGCTGGAGTCTCGTGTTCAGGAGGGCTGTGAAGAACCTGCTACCCACAATGCACTGGCAAAGATCTACATAGACAGTAACAACAATCCCGAGCGCTTCCTCCGAGAAAACCTTCACTACGACAGCGCGACCGTGGGCCGATACTGCGAGAAGAGAGACCCGCATCTCGCCTTTGTGGCCTACGAGAGAGGACAGTGTGACCTGGAGCTCATACAG GTGTGCAATGAAAACTCTCTGTTTAAAAGCGAGTCGCGGTATCTGGTGCGACGGAAAGATCCTGATCTTTGGGCTCAAGTTCTGCAGGAGACGAACCCGTACAGACGGCCGCTGATAGATCAG GTGGTTCAGACGGCTCTGCCGGAGACGCAGGATCCAGAGGAAGTGTCTGTGACGGTGAAGGCGTTTATGACGGCCGATCTGCCCAATGAACTCATCGAACTTCTGGAGAAGATCGTTCTGGAGAACTCCATATTCTGTGAACACAG GAACCTGCAGAACCTGTTGATCCTGACAGCCATTAAAGCGGACCGGACGCGGGTGATGGAGTACATCAACCGGCTGGACAATTACGACGCTCCTGACATCGCCAACATCGCCATCAGCAGCGAGCTGTACGAAGAGGCCTTCTCCATCTTCAAGAAGTTCGACGTCAACACCTCAGcgatacag GTTCTGATCGAGCACATGGGGAATCTGGACCGGGCGTATGAGTTCGCGGAGCACTGTGCCGAAGGCTCGGTCTGGAGTCGTCTGGCTCAGGCTCAGCTTCAGTCCGGTCTGATTAAAGAGGCCATCGACTCCTACATCAAATCTGGAGAGCCGTCGGCGTACATGGAGGTGGTGGATGCTGCCAGCAGAAACG GGAACTGGGAGGATCTGGTGAAGTTTCTTCAGATGGCGAGGAAGAAAGCTAGAGAGTCGTATGTGGAGACGGAGCTCATCTTTGCTCTGGCTAAAACGAATCGTCTGACTGAGCTGGAGGACTTTATCAACGGCCCCAACAACGCTCACATACAGCAA GTTGGCGAGAGATGTTATGAAGAGGGTATGTTTGAAGCCGCCCGGCTGCTGTTTAATAACATGTCTAATTTCGCTCGTCTGGCGTCTACACTCGTACACCTCGGCGAGTTTCAGGCGGCCGTTGACAGCGCACGAAAGGCCAGCTGCACGCGCACATGGAAAGAG GTGTGTTTTGCGTGCGTGGACGGAGAGGAGTTTAGGTTAGCGCAGATCTCCGGTCTTCACATTGTCACTCATGCTGATGAACTGGAGGAGCTCATTAACTACTATCAG gacCGTGGTTATTTCGAGGAGCTGATGGTGCTGCTGGAGGCGGCGCTGGGGCTGGAGCGCGCTCACATGGGGATGTTCACCGAGCTGGCCATCCTCTACTCCAAATACAAACCCCAGAGGATGAGGGAACATCTGGAGCTCTTCTGGTCTCGGGTCAACATCCCTAAG gtgTTGCGAGCGGCTGAAGAGGCCCATCTGTGGGCGGAGCTTGTTCTCCTGTATGATAAATATGAGGAGTACGACAACGCCATCCTGACGATGATAGCGCACCCCAGCGACGCCTGGAGAGACGCTTCCTTCAAAGAGCTCATCAGCAAG GTGGCGAATGTGGAGCTGTATTATAAATCCCTGCAGTTTTATCTGGATTATAAACCGCTTCTGCTCAACGATCTGCTGTGTGTTCTCGCTCCTCGACTGGATCACAACAGAGCCGTCAGCTTCTTCAGCAGGGTACGCCAACATTCATGCACACAg GTGAATCAGTTGCGTCTGGTTAAACCGTATCTCAgatcagtgcagagccacaacaaCAGAGCCGTGAATGAAGCACTAAACAACCTGCTGACGGAGGAAGAGGactaccag GGTCTGCGTGCCTCCATCGATGCGTACGATAACTTCGACTCGATGGCTTTGGCTCAGAGGCTGGAGACACACGAGCTGATGGAGTTCAGACGCATCGCTGCGTATCTCTACAAGAAGAACCAGCGCTGGCCTCAGAGCATCCAGCTGTGCAAGAGAGACAAGCTCTACAgg gatgcGATGCAGTTCTCCGCCGAGTCTCAGGACGGCGCTCAGGCTCTGGATCTCCTGCGCTGGTTTGTTGAAGAAGGGAAGCGCGAGTGTTTCGCCGCGTGTCTCTTCAGCTGTTATGATCTTCTGGCTCCTGACCAGGTTTTGGAGCTGTCCTGGAGACACGGCCTCGTGGACTTCTCCATGCCGTACTTCATCCAGGTGATGAGAGAGTACCTGAGCAAG GTGGATGAGTTTTCTGGACAGGTGaag GTGGATAAACTGCTGGAGGCGGAGGACACGAGAGCGGCTGAAGAGCAGACTCCTGAAGCCTCCTCCATCGTCTACG gTCAACAGCTGATGCTGAGCAGCATTCAGACACCGGTCACTCCTCAGACGGGTTTCCCAGCTTACGGTTTCGCTCCTCCGGTGTACGGCTTCAACCTCCAGCCTTGA
- the cltcl1 gene encoding clathrin heavy chain 1 isoform X2, translating into MESDRFICIREKVGEQNQVMILDLSDPSSPIRRPITADSAIMNPASKVIALKAARTLQIFNMEMKSKVKAHTMTDEVLFWRWVSVNTIALVTDTAVYHWSMEGDSQPIKMFDRHASLAGCQIINYRTDEQQKWLLLIGISAQQNRVVGAMQLFSVDRKVSQPIEGHAAAFGHYKLEGNPNASTLFCFAVRGQAGGKLHIIEVGQPQAGNQPFTKKAVDVFFPPEAQTDFPVAMQIGIKHGVIYLITKCGYFHMYDLESGVCIYMNRISAETIFVTAAHESTSGVIGVNKKGQVLSVCVEEENVVNYVTNVLQNPELALRLALRSDLPGAEELLTHKFNSLFSQGSYTEAAKVAASAPKGVLRTADTVRRFQSVPAQGGQPSPLLQYFGVLLDRGQLNKLESLELCRPVLLQGRTQLLEKWLKAEKLECSEELGDLVKAADVSLALSVYLRANVPAKVIQCFAETAQFQKIVLYAKKMGYSPDWVTLLRSVMRSSPDQGLQFAQMLVQEEEALVNINQVVDVFMEGNLVQQCTSFLLDALKNNRPEEGPLQTRLLEMNLIHAPQVADAILGNQMFTHYERAHIAQLCEKAGLLQRALEHYSDPYDIKRTVVHTHLLNPEWLVNFFGSLSVGDSVECLRAMLAANLRQNLQLSVQIATKYHEQLGTQTLVELFESFKSYEGLFYFLGSIVNFSQDPDVHFKYIQAACKTGQIKEVERICRESSCYNAERVKNFLKEAKLTDQLPLIIVCDRFDFVHDLVLYLYRNTLQKYIEIYVQKVNPSRLPVVVGGLLDVDCSEDTIKSLILAVRGDFSTDQLVEEVEKRNRLKLLLSWLESRVQEGCEEPATHNALAKIYIDSNNNPERFLRENLHYDSATVGRYCEKRDPHLAFVAYERGQCDLELIQVCNENSLFKSESRYLVRRKDPDLWAQVLQETNPYRRPLIDQVVQTALPETQDPEEVSVTVKAFMTADLPNELIELLEKIVLENSIFCEHRNLQNLLILTAIKADRTRVMEYINRLDNYDAPDIANIAISSELYEEAFSIFKKFDVNTSAIQVLIEHMGNLDRAYEFAEHCAEGSVWSRLAQAQLQSGLIKEAIDSYIKSGEPSAYMEVVDAASRNGNWEDLVKFLQMARKKARESYVETELIFALAKTNRLTELEDFINGPNNAHIQQVGERCYEEGMFEAARLLFNNMSNFARLASTLVHLGEFQAAVDSARKASCTRTWKEVCFACVDGEEFRLAQISGLHIVTHADELEELINYYQDRGYFEELMVLLEAALGLERAHMGMFTELAILYSKYKPQRMREHLELFWSRVNIPKVLRAAEEAHLWAELVLLYDKYEEYDNAILTMIAHPSDAWRDASFKELISKVANVELYYKSLQFYLDYKPLLLNDLLCVLAPRLDHNRAVSFFSRVRQHSCTQVNQLRLVKPYLRSVQSHNNRAVNEALNNLLTEEEDYQGLRASIDAYDNFDSMALAQRLETHELMEFRRIAAYLYKKNQRWPQSIQLCKRDKLYRDAMQFSAESQDGAQALDLLRWFVEEGKRECFAACLFSCYDLLAPDQVLELSWRHGLVDFSMPYFIQVMREYLSKVDEFSGQVKVDKLLEAEDTRAAEEQTPEASSIVYGQQLMLSSIQTPVTPQTGFPAYGFAPPVYGFNLQP; encoded by the exons CAGAATCGAGTCGTCGGTGCCATGCAGCTCTTCTCTGTGGACCGGAAGGTTTCTCAGCCCATCGAGGGTCACGCGGCTGCGTTTGGACATTATAAACTGGAGGGAAACCCAAACGCTTCCACGCTCTTCTGCTTCGCCGTCAGAGGCCAGGCTGGAGGAAAG CTGCACATCATCGAGGTCGGTCAGCCTCAGGCCGGTAACCAGCCGTTCACTAAGAAAGCAGTGGACGTGTTTTTCCCTCCTGAAGCACAGACGGATTTTCCTGTGGCCATGCAG ATCGGGATTAAGCACGGCGTCATCTACCTCATCACTAAATGCGGTTACTTTCACATGTATGACCTGGAGTCTGGCGTGTGTATCTACATGAACCGCATCAGCGCTGAAACCATATTCGTCACGGCCGCTCACGAGAGCACATCCGGGGTCATCGGGGTCAATAAGAAGGGGCAG gtgctGTCGGTGTGTGTGGAGGAGGAGAACGTAGTGAATTACGTGACTAACGTGCTGCAGAATCCTGAGCTGGCGTTGCGTTTGGCGTTACGCAGCGATCTTCCCGGAGCAGAGGAGCTCCTGACACACAAGTTCAACTCGCTCTTCTCTCAGGGCAGCTACACCGAGGCGGCCAAAGTCGCTGCGTCAGCTCCCAAG GGTGTGCTGCGGACGGCAGACACTGTGCGGCGGTTCCAGTCCGTCCCGGCGCAGGGGGGCCAGCCGTCTCCTCTGCTGCAGTATTTCGGGGTTCTCCTGGACCGCGGGCAGCTCAATAAGCTGGAGTCTCTGGAGCTCTGCAGGCCGGTGCTGCTGCAGGGACGAACACAGCTGCTGGAGAAGTGGCTCAAAGCAGAGAAG CTGGAGTGCTCGGAGGAGCTGGGGGATCTGGTGAAGGCGGCAGACGTCTCTCTGGCGCTCAGTGTTTACCTGCGAGCCAATGTTCCTGCTAAAGTCATCCAGTGCTTTGCTGAGACGGCTCAGTTCCAGAAGATAGTGCTCTATGCTAAGAAG ATGGGATATTCTCCAGACTGGGTGACGCTGTTGAGGAGCGTGATGAGATCCAGTCCTGATCAGGGCCTTCAGTTCGCTCAGATGCTGGTTCAGGAAGAAGAAGCGCTCGTCAACATTAATCAG gtgGTGGATGTTTTTATGGAGGGGAATCTAGTGCAGCAGTGTACTTCATTCCTATTGGACGCTCTGAAGAACAACAGGCCGGAGGAGGGGCCTCTGCAGACACGCCTCCTGGAGATGAACCTCATTCACGCCCCTCAG GTGGCAGACGCGATCCTGGGGAATCAGATGTTCACTCACTACGAGCGCGCTCACATCGCTCAGCTGTGTGAGAAAGCCGGTTTACTGCAGAGAGCTCTGGAGCATTACAGCGACCCCTACGACATCAAACGGACTGTCgtacacacacacctgctcaaccctgag TGGCTGGTGAATTTCTTCGGCTCTCTGTCTGTGGGTGACTCCGTCGAGTGTCTGAGGGCCATGTTGGCAGCAAACCTGCGTCAGAACCTGCAGCTGAGCGTTCAGATCGCCACCAAGTACCACGAGCAGCTGGGAACGCAGACGCTGGTGGAGCTTTTCGAGTCGTTCAAGAGCTACGAGG GTCTGTTTTATTTTCTGGGCTCGATCGTGAACTTCAGTCAGGATCCTGATGTGCACTTCAAGTACATTCAGGCGGCGTGTAAAACGGGTCAGATCAAAGAGGTGGAGCGCATCTGTCGAGAGAGCAGCTGCTACAACGCCGAGCGCGTCAAGAACTTCCTCAAG GAAGCCAAACTCACCGACCAGCTTCCTCTCATCATCGTGTGCGACCGCTTCGATTTCGTCCACGATCTCGTGCTCTACTTGTACCGTAACACCCTGCAGAAGTACATCGAGATCTACGTCCAGAAG GTCAATCCCAGCCGGCTGCCGGTGGTTGTCGGAGGTCTGCTGGATGTGGACTGCTCCGAGGACACCATCAAGAGTCTGATCCTCGCCGTACGAGGAGATTTCAGCACTGACCAGCTGGTGGAGGAAGTGGAGAAACGAAACCG ACTGAAGCTGCTCTTGTCTTGGCTGGAGTCTCGTGTTCAGGAGGGCTGTGAAGAACCTGCTACCCACAATGCACTGGCAAAGATCTACATAGACAGTAACAACAATCCCGAGCGCTTCCTCCGAGAAAACCTTCACTACGACAGCGCGACCGTGGGCCGATACTGCGAGAAGAGAGACCCGCATCTCGCCTTTGTGGCCTACGAGAGAGGACAGTGTGACCTGGAGCTCATACAG GTGTGCAATGAAAACTCTCTGTTTAAAAGCGAGTCGCGGTATCTGGTGCGACGGAAAGATCCTGATCTTTGGGCTCAAGTTCTGCAGGAGACGAACCCGTACAGACGGCCGCTGATAGATCAG GTGGTTCAGACGGCTCTGCCGGAGACGCAGGATCCAGAGGAAGTGTCTGTGACGGTGAAGGCGTTTATGACGGCCGATCTGCCCAATGAACTCATCGAACTTCTGGAGAAGATCGTTCTGGAGAACTCCATATTCTGTGAACACAG GAACCTGCAGAACCTGTTGATCCTGACAGCCATTAAAGCGGACCGGACGCGGGTGATGGAGTACATCAACCGGCTGGACAATTACGACGCTCCTGACATCGCCAACATCGCCATCAGCAGCGAGCTGTACGAAGAGGCCTTCTCCATCTTCAAGAAGTTCGACGTCAACACCTCAGcgatacag GTTCTGATCGAGCACATGGGGAATCTGGACCGGGCGTATGAGTTCGCGGAGCACTGTGCCGAAGGCTCGGTCTGGAGTCGTCTGGCTCAGGCTCAGCTTCAGTCCGGTCTGATTAAAGAGGCCATCGACTCCTACATCAAATCTGGAGAGCCGTCGGCGTACATGGAGGTGGTGGATGCTGCCAGCAGAAACG GGAACTGGGAGGATCTGGTGAAGTTTCTTCAGATGGCGAGGAAGAAAGCTAGAGAGTCGTATGTGGAGACGGAGCTCATCTTTGCTCTGGCTAAAACGAATCGTCTGACTGAGCTGGAGGACTTTATCAACGGCCCCAACAACGCTCACATACAGCAA GTTGGCGAGAGATGTTATGAAGAGGGTATGTTTGAAGCCGCCCGGCTGCTGTTTAATAACATGTCTAATTTCGCTCGTCTGGCGTCTACACTCGTACACCTCGGCGAGTTTCAGGCGGCCGTTGACAGCGCACGAAAGGCCAGCTGCACGCGCACATGGAAAGAG GTGTGTTTTGCGTGCGTGGACGGAGAGGAGTTTAGGTTAGCGCAGATCTCCGGTCTTCACATTGTCACTCATGCTGATGAACTGGAGGAGCTCATTAACTACTATCAG gacCGTGGTTATTTCGAGGAGCTGATGGTGCTGCTGGAGGCGGCGCTGGGGCTGGAGCGCGCTCACATGGGGATGTTCACCGAGCTGGCCATCCTCTACTCCAAATACAAACCCCAGAGGATGAGGGAACATCTGGAGCTCTTCTGGTCTCGGGTCAACATCCCTAAG gtgTTGCGAGCGGCTGAAGAGGCCCATCTGTGGGCGGAGCTTGTTCTCCTGTATGATAAATATGAGGAGTACGACAACGCCATCCTGACGATGATAGCGCACCCCAGCGACGCCTGGAGAGACGCTTCCTTCAAAGAGCTCATCAGCAAG GTGGCGAATGTGGAGCTGTATTATAAATCCCTGCAGTTTTATCTGGATTATAAACCGCTTCTGCTCAACGATCTGCTGTGTGTTCTCGCTCCTCGACTGGATCACAACAGAGCCGTCAGCTTCTTCAGCAGGGTACGCCAACATTCATGCACACAg GTGAATCAGTTGCGTCTGGTTAAACCGTATCTCAgatcagtgcagagccacaacaaCAGAGCCGTGAATGAAGCACTAAACAACCTGCTGACGGAGGAAGAGGactaccag GGTCTGCGTGCCTCCATCGATGCGTACGATAACTTCGACTCGATGGCTTTGGCTCAGAGGCTGGAGACACACGAGCTGATGGAGTTCAGACGCATCGCTGCGTATCTCTACAAGAAGAACCAGCGCTGGCCTCAGAGCATCCAGCTGTGCAAGAGAGACAAGCTCTACAgg gatgcGATGCAGTTCTCCGCCGAGTCTCAGGACGGCGCTCAGGCTCTGGATCTCCTGCGCTGGTTTGTTGAAGAAGGGAAGCGCGAGTGTTTCGCCGCGTGTCTCTTCAGCTGTTATGATCTTCTGGCTCCTGACCAGGTTTTGGAGCTGTCCTGGAGACACGGCCTCGTGGACTTCTCCATGCCGTACTTCATCCAGGTGATGAGAGAGTACCTGAGCAAG GTGGATGAGTTTTCTGGACAGGTGaag GTGGATAAACTGCTGGAGGCGGAGGACACGAGAGCGGCTGAAGAGCAGACTCCTGAAGCCTCCTCCATCGTCTACG gTCAACAGCTGATGCTGAGCAGCATTCAGACACCGGTCACTCCTCAGACGGGTTTCCCAGCTTACGGTTTCGCTCCTCCGGTGTACGGCTTCAACCTCCAGCCTTGA